From Streptomyces chrestomyceticus JCM 4735, one genomic window encodes:
- the atpE gene encoding ATP synthase F0 subunit C → MSATLELAAGLKGNVASIGYGLAAIGPGVGVGIIFGNGTQALARQPEAAGLIRTNQIMGFAFCEALALIGIVMGYAYPS, encoded by the coding sequence ATGTCCGCGACTCTCGAACTCGCCGCCGGCCTCAAGGGCAACGTCGCTTCGATCGGCTACGGCCTCGCCGCCATCGGCCCCGGCGTCGGCGTCGGCATCATCTTCGGTAACGGCACCCAGGCCCTGGCCCGTCAGCCCGAGGCGGCCGGCCTGATCCGCACCAACCAGATCATGGGCTTCGCCTTCTGCGAGGCGCTCGCCCTCATCGGCATCGTCATGGGCTACGCGTACCCGTCCTAA
- the glyA gene encoding serine hydroxymethyltransferase: MPATTTSSRSDITAARREAAGAGAGHGGYVPPAWTPDFAGLLEQDPEIAGVLLAEAARQGDGLQLVAAENFASRAVLAALGSPLANKYAEGYPGARHHGGCEVVDLAERLAVERAKALFGAEHANVQPHSGSSAVLAAYAALLRPGDTVLAMALPHGGHLTHGSPANFSGRWFDFAGYGVDPHTGLLDYDEVRALARRHRPKAIVCGSICYPRHLDYAAFREIADEVGAYLIADAAHPIGLVAAGLAPSPVPYADVVCATTHKVLRGPRGGMILCGAELAERIDRAVFPFTQGGAQMNAVAAKAVAFGEAATDAFAAYARQVVTNARALAGSLAEEGLPVTTGGTDTHLVTADPAPLGADARTARGRCAAAGIVLDTCALPCPEDPSGRRPGLRLGAAALTTQGMGEDEAVRVGALIAAAVREDPGAREATAALVRRFPPYPHPG, from the coding sequence ATGCCCGCCACCACCACGTCATCCCGGAGCGACATCACGGCTGCCCGCAGGGAGGCGGCCGGGGCAGGGGCGGGGCACGGCGGGTACGTGCCGCCCGCCTGGACGCCCGACTTCGCGGGGCTGCTGGAGCAGGACCCCGAGATCGCCGGGGTGCTGCTCGCCGAGGCGGCCCGGCAGGGGGACGGGCTGCAGCTCGTCGCCGCCGAGAACTTCGCCTCCCGGGCCGTGCTGGCCGCCCTGGGCTCCCCGCTCGCCAACAAGTACGCCGAGGGCTATCCGGGCGCCCGGCACCACGGCGGGTGCGAGGTCGTGGATCTCGCCGAGCGGCTCGCCGTGGAACGTGCCAAGGCCCTGTTCGGCGCCGAGCACGCCAACGTGCAGCCGCACTCCGGGTCCTCGGCCGTGCTGGCCGCGTACGCCGCCCTGCTGCGCCCGGGCGACACCGTCCTGGCCATGGCGCTGCCGCACGGCGGGCACCTGACGCACGGTTCCCCGGCCAATTTCTCCGGCCGCTGGTTCGACTTCGCCGGGTACGGCGTCGACCCGCACACCGGCCTGCTGGACTACGACGAGGTGCGCGCGCTGGCCCGCCGGCACCGGCCCAAGGCCATCGTCTGCGGTTCGATCTGCTATCCGCGGCATCTGGACTACGCCGCCTTCCGGGAGATCGCCGACGAGGTGGGCGCGTACCTCATCGCGGACGCCGCCCACCCCATCGGACTGGTCGCCGCGGGCCTGGCGCCCAGCCCGGTCCCGTACGCGGACGTGGTGTGCGCGACCACCCACAAGGTGCTCCGCGGCCCCCGGGGCGGCATGATCCTGTGCGGTGCCGAGCTGGCGGAGCGCATCGACCGGGCGGTCTTCCCGTTCACCCAGGGCGGTGCCCAGATGAACGCGGTCGCCGCCAAGGCCGTCGCCTTCGGCGAGGCCGCCACCGACGCCTTCGCCGCTTACGCGCGGCAGGTCGTCACCAACGCGCGGGCGCTGGCCGGCTCGCTGGCCGAGGAGGGCCTGCCGGTCACCACCGGCGGTACGGACACCCACCTCGTCACCGCCGACCCGGCGCCGCTGGGGGCGGACGCCCGTACCGCCAGGGGGCGTTGTGCGGCCGCGGGCATCGTGCTGGACACCTGCGCCCTGCCGTGCCCCGAAGACCCGTCAGGACGCCGTCCAGGGCTGCGGCTGGGTGCCGCCGCCCTGACCACCCAGGGCATGGGCGAGGACGAGGCGGTGCGGGTCGGCGCGCTGATCGCGGCGGCCGTACGGGAGGACCCGGGCGCCCGCGAGGCGACCGCGGCATTGGTCCGGCGCTTTCCCCCATATCCCCATCCTGGGTGA
- a CDS encoding MraY family glycosyltransferase, with amino-acid sequence MGQPVREYLLTLCVTAAVTYLLTGPVRKFAIAAGAMPEIRARDVHREPTPRLGGIAMFGGLCAGLLVAAHLTNLKSVFEHSNEPRALLSGAALIWVLGVLDDKWGVDALVKLGGQMIAAGVMVLQGLTILWIPVPGIGTVSLSPWQGTLLTVALVVITINAVNFVDGLDGLASGMVCIAAAAFFMYAYRMWFGYGIEAAAPATLFSVVLMGMCLGFLPHNMHPARIFMGDSGSMLIGLVMAAGAVSVTGQVDPDLLNLKAGSVREATHAMVPVYIPLLLPLTIIAVPVADLVLAIVRRTWKGQSPFAADRGHLHHRLLEIGHSHSRAVLIMYFWSALIAFGAVAYSVNNASVWVVMGIVLLSAIGLVLLLLPRFTPRAPRWMEWMVPPRYRRSVQAAAVAAAAEESAAIDEAGERSAQGAPERERQPVPAGVNGATAIGDRSRFTDRRKAGSHR; translated from the coding sequence ATGGGGCAGCCCGTGCGTGAATACCTGCTGACGCTGTGCGTCACGGCCGCGGTCACTTACCTGCTGACCGGGCCGGTACGGAAATTCGCCATCGCGGCCGGCGCGATGCCCGAGATCCGCGCGCGCGACGTGCACCGCGAACCCACCCCGCGCCTCGGCGGCATCGCCATGTTCGGCGGGCTGTGCGCGGGCCTGCTGGTCGCGGCCCATCTCACCAACCTCAAGTCCGTCTTCGAGCACTCCAACGAGCCGCGCGCGCTGCTGTCGGGCGCCGCGCTGATCTGGGTGCTGGGCGTGCTGGACGACAAGTGGGGCGTGGACGCGCTGGTCAAGCTCGGCGGGCAGATGATCGCCGCCGGTGTGATGGTCCTTCAGGGTCTGACGATCCTGTGGATCCCGGTGCCGGGCATCGGCACGGTCTCGCTGAGCCCGTGGCAGGGCACGCTCCTGACGGTGGCTCTGGTCGTCATCACCATCAACGCCGTCAACTTCGTCGACGGCCTGGACGGGCTCGCGTCCGGCATGGTGTGCATCGCCGCCGCGGCGTTCTTCATGTACGCGTACCGGATGTGGTTCGGGTACGGCATCGAGGCGGCCGCGCCCGCGACGCTGTTCTCGGTCGTCCTGATGGGCATGTGCCTGGGCTTCCTGCCGCACAACATGCACCCGGCGCGGATCTTCATGGGTGACTCGGGGTCGATGCTGATCGGGCTGGTCATGGCGGCCGGCGCGGTCTCGGTGACCGGCCAGGTCGACCCGGACCTGCTCAACCTGAAGGCGGGCAGCGTCCGCGAGGCCACCCACGCGATGGTGCCGGTCTACATCCCGCTGCTGCTGCCGCTGACGATCATCGCGGTGCCGGTCGCCGACCTGGTGCTGGCCATCGTGCGCCGTACGTGGAAGGGCCAGTCGCCGTTCGCCGCCGACCGCGGGCACCTGCACCACCGGCTGCTGGAGATCGGCCATTCGCACAGCCGCGCTGTCCTGATCATGTACTTCTGGTCCGCGTTGATCGCCTTCGGCGCCGTGGCGTACTCGGTCAACAACGCGAGCGTGTGGGTCGTGATGGGCATCGTGCTGCTGAGCGCGATCGGGCTCGTCCTCCTGCTGCTGCCGCGCTTCACGCCGCGGGCGCCGCGCTGGATGGAGTGGATGGTGCCGCCGCGGTACCGGCGCAGCGTGCAGGCGGCGGCCGTCGCCGCGGCCGCCGAGGAGAGCGCGGCGATCGACGAGGCCGGGGAACGGTCGGCGCAGGGGGCCCCGGAACGGGAGCGGCAGCCGGTGCCGGCGGGCGTCAACGGGGCCACCGCGATCGGTGACCGGTCGCGCTTCACCGACCGCCGCAAGGCCGGAAGTCATCGCTGA
- a CDS encoding F0F1 ATP synthase subunit gamma, whose translation MGAKLRVYKRRIRSVTATKKITKAMEMIAASRIVKAQRQVAASTPYASELTRAVTAVATGSNTKHALTTEAENPTRAAVLLITSDRGLAGGYSSNAIKAAEQLTERLKAEGKEVDTYIVGRKGVSYYGFRERKVTESWTGFTDSPTYADAKAVAGPLIAAVQQDTAEGGVDELHIVYTEFVSMMTQTPVDDRLLPLSLEKTAEEAQESSKGEILPLFDFEPSAEDVLDALLPRYVESRIYNALLQAAASKHAATRRAMKSATDNAEELIKSLSRLANAARQAEITQEISEIVGGASALADATAGSD comes from the coding sequence ATGGGAGCCAAGCTCCGGGTCTACAAGCGTCGCATCCGCTCCGTCACCGCGACCAAGAAGATCACCAAGGCGATGGAGATGATCGCCGCCTCGCGCATCGTCAAGGCGCAGCGCCAGGTGGCGGCATCGACGCCGTACGCGAGTGAGCTCACCCGCGCGGTGACGGCGGTTGCCACCGGTTCGAACACCAAGCACGCCCTGACGACCGAGGCGGAGAACCCCACGCGGGCCGCGGTGCTGCTCATCACGAGCGACCGCGGTCTGGCCGGCGGCTACTCCTCCAACGCCATCAAGGCCGCCGAGCAGCTCACCGAGCGGCTCAAGGCCGAGGGCAAGGAGGTCGACACCTACATCGTCGGCCGCAAGGGTGTCTCGTACTACGGCTTCCGTGAGCGCAAGGTCACGGAGTCGTGGACCGGCTTCACCGACAGCCCGACGTACGCGGACGCCAAGGCCGTCGCCGGGCCGCTGATCGCCGCCGTCCAGCAGGACACGGCCGAGGGCGGCGTGGACGAGCTGCACATCGTCTACACCGAGTTCGTCTCGATGATGACGCAGACGCCGGTCGACGACCGGCTGCTGCCGCTCAGCCTCGAAAAGACGGCCGAGGAGGCGCAGGAGTCGTCCAAGGGCGAGATCCTGCCGCTGTTCGACTTCGAGCCGTCGGCGGAGGACGTCCTGGACGCCCTGCTGCCGCGGTACGTGGAGTCGCGTATCTACAACGCGCTGCTCCAGGCCGCCGCCTCCAAGCACGCCGCCACGCGGCGCGCGATGAAGTCGGCGACCGACAACGCGGAAGAACTCATCAAGTCGCTCTCGCGGCTTGCCAACGCGGCCCGCCAGGCCGAAATCACCCAGGAAATCAGCGAGATCGTCGGTGGCGCGAGCGCACTGGCCGACGCGACCGCGGGGAGTGACTGA
- a CDS encoding protein-tyrosine-phosphatase, with the protein MIAPLGRGIAGPGEDSSRTFRILHVSTGNVCRSPITERLHRHALDLRLGADRGGLVVESAGTWGHEGAPMETHAATVLADYGADPADFTGRELLDEHVIRADLVLTATRDHRAQVISMGHSAGLRTFTLKEFNRLVRAIDPATLPEPDPALPGGGLVERARALVGAAAALRGWLLAPNPEADEVYDPYGAPITFFRSIGDEINQALDPVVTALTGVPARA; encoded by the coding sequence TTGATTGCGCCCCTCGGGCGTGGCATAGCGGGACCCGGAGAGGACAGCTCCCGCACGTTCCGCATTCTCCACGTCAGCACCGGCAACGTCTGCCGCTCGCCCATCACCGAGCGGCTGCACCGGCACGCCCTCGACCTGCGGCTGGGCGCGGACCGCGGCGGCCTGGTCGTGGAGAGCGCCGGCACCTGGGGCCACGAAGGCGCGCCCATGGAGACCCACGCCGCCACGGTTCTGGCCGACTACGGCGCGGATCCGGCCGATTTCACCGGCCGCGAGCTGCTGGACGAGCACGTCATCCGGGCCGACCTCGTGCTGACCGCCACCCGCGACCACCGCGCCCAGGTCATCTCCATGGGCCACTCGGCGGGCCTGCGCACCTTCACGCTGAAGGAGTTCAACCGCCTCGTACGGGCCATAGACCCGGCCACGCTCCCCGAGCCCGACCCGGCGCTGCCCGGCGGCGGCCTGGTCGAACGCGCCCGCGCCCTGGTCGGCGCCGCGGCGGCACTGCGCGGCTGGCTGCTGGCGCCGAACCCGGAGGCCGACGAGGTCTACGACCCGTACGGCGCGCCCATCACGTTCTTCCGCTCCATCGGCGACGAGATCAACCAGGCCCTGGACCCCGTCGTGACGGCCCTGACGGGGGTTCCTGCGCGGGCTTGA
- the atpD gene encoding F0F1 ATP synthase subunit beta — MTTTVETATATGRVARVIGPVVDVEFPVDAMPDIYNALHVEVADPAEEGKLKTLTLEVAQHLGDGLVRAISMQPTDGLVRQATVTDTGAGITVPVGDVTKGKVFNTLGEILNVDPATVEVNERWPIHRKAPSFDQLESKTEMFETGVKVIDLLTPYVKGGKIGLFGGAGVGKTVLIQEMIYRVANNHDGVSVFAGVGERTREGNDLIEEMTDSGVIDKTALVFGQMDEPPGTRLRVALAGLTMAEYFRDVQKQDVLFFIDNIFRYTQAGSEVSTLLGRMPSAVGYQPNLADEMGLLQERITSTRGHSITSMQAIYVPADDLTDPAPATTFAHLDATTVLSRPISEKGIYPAVDPLDSTSRILDPRYISQDHYSCASRVKTILQKYKDLQDIIAILGIDELGEEDKLTVHRARRIERFLSQNTHVAKQFTGVDGSDVSLDESIAAFNAIADGEYDHFPEQAFFMCGGLEDLKANAKELGVS, encoded by the coding sequence ATGACCACCACTGTTGAGACGGCCACGGCGACGGGCCGCGTCGCGCGGGTCATCGGCCCGGTCGTCGACGTGGAGTTCCCCGTCGACGCGATGCCGGACATCTACAACGCGCTGCACGTCGAGGTCGCCGACCCGGCCGAAGAGGGCAAGCTCAAGACGCTGACCCTGGAGGTCGCGCAGCACCTGGGCGACGGCCTGGTCCGCGCCATCTCCATGCAGCCCACCGACGGTCTGGTCCGCCAGGCCACGGTGACCGACACCGGCGCGGGCATCACCGTGCCCGTCGGTGACGTCACCAAGGGCAAGGTGTTCAACACCCTCGGCGAGATCCTGAACGTGGACCCGGCCACGGTCGAGGTCAACGAGCGCTGGCCGATCCACCGCAAGGCCCCCAGCTTCGACCAGCTCGAGTCCAAGACCGAGATGTTCGAGACCGGCGTCAAGGTCATCGACCTGCTGACCCCGTACGTCAAGGGCGGCAAGATCGGTCTGTTCGGCGGCGCGGGCGTCGGCAAGACCGTCCTCATCCAGGAAATGATCTACCGCGTGGCCAACAACCACGACGGTGTGTCGGTGTTCGCTGGTGTCGGTGAGCGCACCCGTGAGGGCAACGACCTCATCGAGGAGATGACGGACTCCGGCGTCATCGACAAGACCGCGCTGGTCTTCGGCCAGATGGACGAGCCCCCGGGCACCCGTCTGCGCGTGGCGCTGGCCGGTCTGACGATGGCGGAGTACTTCCGTGACGTCCAGAAGCAGGACGTCCTCTTCTTCATCGACAACATCTTCCGGTACACCCAGGCGGGTTCCGAGGTGTCCACCCTGCTCGGCCGTATGCCGTCCGCGGTGGGTTACCAGCCGAACCTGGCGGACGAGATGGGTCTCCTCCAGGAGCGCATCACCTCGACCCGTGGTCACTCGATCACCTCGATGCAGGCGATCTACGTCCCCGCGGACGACCTGACCGACCCGGCGCCGGCCACCACCTTCGCCCACCTGGACGCCACGACCGTTCTGTCGCGTCCGATCTCGGAGAAGGGCATCTACCCGGCGGTGGACCCGCTGGACTCGACGTCCCGCATCCTGGACCCGCGCTACATCTCGCAGGACCACTACAGCTGTGCCTCGCGGGTCAAGACGATCCTGCAGAAGTACAAGGACCTGCAGGACATCATCGCGATCCTCGGTATCGACGAGCTGGGCGAGGAGGACAAGCTCACCGTCCACCGCGCCCGCCGCATCGAGCGCTTCCTGTCGCAGAACACCCACGTGGCGAAGCAGTTCACCGGTGTCGACGGCTCGGACGTGTCGCTGGACGAGTCCATCGCGGCGTTCAACGCGATCGCCGACGGTGAGTACGACCACTTCCCCGAGCAGGCGTTCTTCATGTGCGGTGGCCTCGAGGACCTGAAGGCGAACGCCAAGGAGCTGGGCGTCTCCTGA
- a CDS encoding F0F1 ATP synthase subunit B, producing the protein MAAEVPENPLVPPIPELVIGLVAFFIVFGFLAKKLLPNINKVLDERREKIEGGIEKAEALQAEAQQVLEDYRSQLADARHEAARLRQEAQEQGATLIAEMRAEGQRQREEIIAAGHAQIEADRKQAAQSLRQDVGKLATELAGKLVGESLEDHARQSRTIDRFLDELEAKAASDSTKAEAGR; encoded by the coding sequence ATGGCGGCGGAGGTTCCTGAGAACCCCCTCGTCCCGCCGATTCCAGAGCTGGTCATCGGCCTGGTCGCTTTCTTCATCGTCTTCGGCTTCCTCGCGAAGAAGCTCCTCCCGAACATCAACAAGGTTCTGGACGAGCGCCGCGAGAAGATCGAAGGCGGTATCGAGAAGGCGGAGGCCCTACAGGCCGAAGCCCAGCAGGTCCTGGAGGACTACCGGTCCCAGCTCGCCGACGCGCGCCACGAGGCCGCCCGGCTGCGCCAGGAGGCGCAGGAGCAGGGAGCGACGCTGATCGCCGAGATGCGTGCCGAGGGCCAGCGGCAGCGCGAGGAGATCATCGCGGCCGGCCACGCGCAGATCGAGGCGGACCGCAAGCAGGCCGCGCAGTCGCTGCGCCAGGACGTGGGCAAGCTCGCCACGGAGCTGGCGGGCAAGCTGGTCGGTGAGTCCCTGGAGGACCACGCCCGCCAGAGCCGGACCATCGACCGCTTCCTCGACGAGCTTGAGGCCAAGGCGGCGTCGGACTCGACGAAGGCAGAGGCCGGCCGATGA
- the atpA gene encoding F0F1 ATP synthase subunit alpha, with product MAELTIRPEEIRDALENFVQAYKPDAASREEVGTVSEAGDGIAKVEGLPSAMANELLKFEDGTLGLALNLEEREIGAVVLGEFSGIEEGQPVRRTGEVLSVAVGEGYLGRVVDPLGNPVDGLGEIESEGRRALELQAPGVMVRKSVHEPMQTGYKAVDSMVPIGRGQRQLIIGDRQTGKTALAVDTIINQRDNWRSGDPKKQVRCIYVAIGQKGSTIASVRGALEEAGALEYTTIVAAPASDPAGFKYLAPYTGSAIGQHWMYQGKHVLIIFDDLSKQADAYRAVSLLLRRPPGREAYPGDVFYLHSRLLERCAKLSDELGAGSMTGLPIVETKANDVSAFIPTNVISITDGQCFLESDLFNAGQRPALNVGISVSRVGGSAQHKAMRQVSGRLRVDLAQFRELEAFAAFGSDLDAASKAQLARGQRMTELLKQGQYQPMPVEEQVVSIWAGTTGKMDDVPVQDIRRFERELLDWMGREKKELLTSIAEGAKMSDDTIQALADTVATFKQQFETSDGKLLGEDAPVSTSK from the coding sequence ATGGCGGAGCTCACGATCCGGCCGGAGGAGATCCGGGACGCGCTGGAGAACTTCGTCCAGGCGTACAAGCCGGACGCGGCCTCGCGCGAGGAGGTCGGGACGGTCAGCGAGGCCGGTGACGGCATCGCGAAGGTCGAGGGTCTTCCCTCGGCGATGGCGAACGAGCTGCTGAAGTTCGAGGACGGCACCCTCGGCCTCGCGCTGAACCTGGAAGAGCGCGAGATCGGTGCGGTCGTCCTCGGTGAGTTCAGCGGTATCGAGGAGGGCCAGCCGGTGCGCCGCACCGGTGAGGTGCTCTCGGTCGCCGTGGGCGAGGGCTACCTCGGCCGCGTCGTCGACCCGCTGGGCAACCCGGTCGACGGCCTCGGCGAGATCGAGTCCGAGGGCCGCCGCGCCCTGGAGCTCCAGGCTCCGGGCGTCATGGTCCGCAAGTCGGTCCACGAGCCGATGCAGACCGGCTACAAGGCCGTCGACTCGATGGTGCCGATCGGCCGTGGCCAGCGTCAGTTGATCATCGGCGACCGCCAGACGGGCAAGACCGCCCTGGCCGTCGACACGATCATCAACCAGCGCGACAACTGGCGCTCCGGCGACCCGAAGAAGCAGGTCCGCTGCATCTACGTCGCCATCGGCCAGAAGGGCTCCACCATCGCGTCCGTGCGCGGCGCGCTGGAGGAGGCCGGTGCCCTGGAGTACACGACCATCGTCGCCGCCCCGGCGTCCGACCCGGCGGGCTTCAAGTACCTGGCGCCCTACACCGGCTCGGCCATCGGCCAGCACTGGATGTACCAGGGCAAGCACGTCCTGATCATCTTCGACGACCTCTCGAAGCAGGCCGACGCCTACCGCGCCGTGTCCCTGCTGCTGCGCCGCCCGCCGGGCCGTGAGGCGTACCCGGGTGACGTCTTCTACCTGCACTCCCGCCTGCTGGAGCGCTGCGCGAAGCTCTCCGACGAGCTCGGCGCCGGCTCGATGACGGGTCTGCCGATCGTCGAGACCAAGGCGAACGACGTGTCGGCGTTCATCCCGACCAACGTCATCTCCATCACCGACGGCCAGTGCTTCCTGGAGTCCGACCTGTTCAACGCGGGCCAGCGCCCGGCGCTGAACGTCGGTATCTCCGTCTCCCGTGTGGGTGGCTCCGCCCAGCACAAGGCCATGCGCCAGGTCTCCGGCCGGCTCCGCGTGGACCTCGCCCAGTTCCGTGAGCTGGAGGCGTTCGCCGCCTTCGGTTCCGACCTGGACGCGGCCTCCAAGGCGCAGCTCGCCCGTGGTCAGCGCATGACCGAGCTGCTCAAGCAGGGCCAGTACCAGCCGATGCCCGTCGAGGAGCAGGTCGTCTCCATCTGGGCCGGTACCACCGGCAAGATGGACGACGTCCCGGTCCAGGACATCCGCCGCTTCGAGCGCGAGCTGCTGGATTGGATGGGCCGCGAGAAGAAGGAGCTGCTCACCAGCATCGCCGAGGGCGCCAAGATGTCCGACGACACCATTCAGGCGCTCGCCGACACCGTCGCCACCTTCAAGCAGCAGTTCGAGACCTCGGACGGCAAGCTTCTCGGTGAGGACGCTCCGGTCAGCACGAGCAAGTGA
- a CDS encoding F0F1 ATP synthase subunit epsilon: MAELHVELVAADRQVWSGEASLVVARTSSGDIGVMPGHQPLLGVLESGPVTIRTTGEDGDGTVVAAVHGGFISFADNKLSLLAEIAELSDEIDVQRAERALERAKSEADAAAERRADVRLRAVAGVH, encoded by the coding sequence GTGGCTGAGCTGCACGTCGAGTTGGTCGCCGCCGACCGTCAGGTCTGGTCGGGCGAGGCCAGCCTGGTCGTCGCGCGCACCTCGTCGGGCGACATCGGCGTCATGCCGGGGCACCAGCCGCTGCTCGGCGTGCTGGAATCCGGTCCGGTGACGATTCGTACGACCGGCGAGGACGGGGACGGCACCGTCGTCGCCGCCGTGCACGGCGGCTTCATCTCGTTCGCCGACAACAAGCTGTCTCTGCTCGCGGAGATCGCCGAGCTGTCCGACGAGATCGATGTCCAGCGCGCGGAGCGGGCCTTGGAGCGGGCGAAGTCGGAGGCCGACGCGGCCGCCGAGCGCCGCGCCGATGTCCGGCTGCGCGCGGTGGCGGGCGTGCACTGA
- the atpB gene encoding F0F1 ATP synthase subunit A — translation MLALDTECHLFIPGCGFEAPGLHSFVFEPLFTIGGYEFNKPMLLALVSTVIIVAFFWAAFGRAKVVPGKLQMIGEAGYDFVRRGLVYDALGKKEGEKFVPFMVALFFFVWIMNLWSIIPVAQFPVTSVIAFPMGLALVVYITWLVLTFKRQGFVGGLKNLTGYDKSLGWVLPLIMFLELLQHLIIRPFTHAVRLFANMFAGHMLILMFTVASWYLLNGIGIAYAGVSFLMTIVMTAFELFIQAIQAYIFVLLACNYIQGALAEHH, via the coding sequence ATGCTCGCCCTCGACACGGAGTGCCACCTCTTCATCCCGGGGTGTGGCTTCGAGGCCCCGGGCCTTCATTCGTTCGTCTTCGAGCCCCTTTTCACCATCGGTGGCTACGAGTTCAACAAGCCGATGCTGCTGGCCCTGGTCAGCACGGTGATCATCGTGGCGTTCTTCTGGGCCGCCTTCGGCCGCGCCAAGGTGGTGCCCGGCAAGCTGCAGATGATCGGTGAGGCGGGTTACGACTTCGTGCGCCGCGGGCTCGTCTACGACGCGCTCGGCAAGAAGGAGGGCGAGAAGTTCGTCCCCTTCATGGTCGCGCTGTTCTTCTTCGTGTGGATCATGAACCTCTGGTCGATCATCCCGGTCGCCCAGTTCCCGGTGACATCGGTCATCGCGTTCCCCATGGGTCTGGCCCTGGTGGTCTACATCACCTGGCTCGTGCTGACGTTCAAGAGGCAGGGCTTCGTCGGCGGTCTGAAGAACCTCACCGGCTACGACAAGTCGCTCGGCTGGGTCCTCCCGCTGATCATGTTCCTGGAACTGCTGCAGCACCTGATCATCCGGCCCTTCACGCACGCGGTCCGGCTGTTCGCGAACATGTTCGCGGGCCACATGCTCATCCTGATGTTCACCGTCGCGAGCTGGTACCTGCTGAACGGCATCGGCATCGCCTACGCGGGCGTCTCGTTCCTCATGACCATCGTGATGACGGCCTTCGAGCTCTTCATCCAGGCCATCCAGGCGTACATCTTCGTGCTCCTGGCCTGCAACTACATCCAGGGCGCGCTCGCCGAGCACCACTGA
- a CDS encoding F0F1 ATP synthase subunit delta: MNGASREALASAREQLDALTDNTTVDAAKLAEELAAVTALLDREVSLRRVLTDPAQAGEAKAELAGRLFGGQVGGETVDLLSGMVRSRWSRSRDLADATEELAYSADLVAAQRAGALDDVEDELFRFDRIVASSHELRAALTDRTTQGPAKAELLRSLLGGRANPVTERIVVRLVAQPRGRSLEAGLNALSKLAAARRDRMVAVVTSAVPLSDTQRQRLGAALAAVYGRQVHLNLDVDPEVLGGVQVRIGDEVINGSIAARLEEASRRMAG; the protein is encoded by the coding sequence ATGAATGGAGCGAGCCGCGAGGCACTCGCCTCCGCACGCGAGCAGCTCGACGCGCTGACGGACAACACGACCGTCGACGCCGCGAAGCTCGCCGAGGAGCTGGCTGCCGTCACCGCTCTGCTCGACCGCGAGGTGTCGCTGCGTCGGGTCCTCACCGACCCGGCGCAGGCCGGCGAGGCCAAGGCCGAGCTGGCCGGGCGCCTGTTCGGCGGCCAGGTCGGCGGCGAGACCGTCGACCTGCTCTCCGGCATGGTCCGCTCCCGCTGGTCGCGCTCGCGCGACCTGGCGGACGCGACCGAGGAGCTGGCGTACTCCGCCGACCTCGTCGCGGCACAGCGGGCGGGCGCCCTCGACGACGTCGAGGACGAGCTGTTCCGGTTCGACCGGATCGTCGCCTCGTCGCACGAACTGCGCGCGGCACTGACCGACCGCACCACGCAGGGCCCGGCCAAGGCCGAGCTGCTGCGCTCGCTGCTGGGCGGCCGGGCCAACCCGGTCACCGAGCGCATCGTGGTCCGGCTTGTCGCACAGCCGCGGGGCCGTAGCCTGGAAGCAGGGCTGAACGCCCTGTCCAAGCTGGCCGCGGCGCGCCGGGACCGCATGGTCGCGGTGGTCACCTCCGCGGTGCCGCTCAGCGACACCCAGCGGCAGCGCCTCGGCGCGGCCCTGGCGGCGGTGTACGGACGGCAGGTCCACCTGAACCTCGACGTGGACCCCGAGGTCCTCGGCGGAGTCCAGGTCCGGATCGGCGACGAGGTCATCAACGGCAGCATCGCCGCACGTCTCGAAGAGGCGTCCCGGCGGATGGCCGGCTGA